A window of the Egibacter rhizosphaerae genome harbors these coding sequences:
- a CDS encoding ABC transporter permease, giving the protein MAATLAPALRVLEGRAIAARRTFRSVVVSNAANPLLYLLAVGYGVGAVVDPGEAAGLPGGSYLAFLAPGLMVAVAMQLAAAESLWPVMVGLEWQKTYHATIATPVRPRDIVLGHLGWVICRAVLAGAIIGVVIVVFGVIEPLRALVAIPVGVLVATAFAGPIATFTALVRNGEALTTLFRFAIIPLFLFSGTFFPIDRLPDAVQPIAAVSPLWHGAELARLAALGAPTTWPAAAHLAVLAGLTVVGGVAAARVVGRVLRR; this is encoded by the coding sequence GTGGCCGCCACGCTCGCTCCCGCCCTGCGCGTCCTCGAGGGCCGCGCGATCGCGGCGCGCCGAACCTTCCGCAGCGTCGTGGTCAGCAATGCCGCCAACCCGCTGCTCTACCTCCTCGCGGTGGGCTACGGGGTCGGCGCGGTCGTCGACCCCGGCGAGGCCGCGGGGCTGCCCGGCGGCTCCTACCTCGCGTTCCTCGCGCCGGGGCTGATGGTCGCGGTCGCGATGCAGCTCGCCGCGGCCGAGTCGCTCTGGCCCGTGATGGTCGGCCTCGAGTGGCAGAAGACGTACCACGCGACGATCGCCACGCCCGTGCGGCCGCGCGACATCGTGCTCGGCCACCTCGGGTGGGTGATCTGCCGGGCCGTGCTCGCCGGCGCCATCATCGGAGTCGTGATCGTCGTTTTCGGCGTGATCGAGCCCCTTCGGGCACTCGTGGCGATCCCCGTGGGGGTGCTCGTGGCGACCGCCTTCGCGGGTCCGATCGCGACGTTCACCGCGCTCGTGCGCAACGGCGAAGCGCTGACCACGCTGTTCCGGTTCGCGATCATCCCGCTGTTCCTGTTCAGCGGGACCTTCTTCCCGATCGACCGGCTGCCGGACGCCGTGCAGCCGATCGCGGCGGTCTCCCCCCTCTGGCACGGCGCGGAGCTGGCCCGCCTGGCCGCGCTCGGGGCCCCGACGACCTGGCCGGCCGCCGCGCATCTCGCCGTGCTGGCCGGCCTCACCGTCGTCGGTGGCGTCGCGGCGGCTCGGGTGGTGGGGCGGGTGTTGCGCCGATGA
- a CDS encoding ABC transporter ATP-binding protein, with protein sequence MPRSTGEAARGDAISARGLEKRYGDLVAVDGIDADVFRGESFAFLGPNGAGKSSTMRMVAAMSPRSGGDLRVLGEDPDTDGEAIRARLGVVPQENNLDPQLTVEENLLIYGRYFGLPRRELRPRITELLEFAELTDRRGAKAEYLSGGMKRRLVIARGLVNRPDLILLDEPTTGLDPQARNLLWDRLRRLKRGGATLILTTHYMDEAEQLCDRLVIMDHARIVAEGTPAELIAVHAGREVVELHVPSDELDRTALDGLVETIEVLPDRVLIYTGDSDKTAAALVERGLARAGIFARRASLEDVFLRLTGRTLVD encoded by the coding sequence GTGCCGCGATCGACGGGGGAGGCTGCGCGCGGCGACGCGATCTCCGCGCGCGGCCTCGAGAAGCGGTATGGCGACCTGGTCGCGGTCGACGGCATCGACGCGGACGTGTTCCGGGGGGAGTCCTTCGCCTTCCTCGGTCCGAACGGCGCGGGCAAGTCGTCGACGATGCGGATGGTCGCCGCGATGTCCCCCCGCTCCGGCGGCGACCTGCGGGTCCTCGGTGAGGATCCGGACACCGACGGCGAGGCGATCCGCGCGCGCCTGGGCGTCGTGCCGCAGGAGAACAACCTCGACCCGCAGCTGACCGTCGAGGAGAACCTGCTCATCTACGGCCGCTACTTCGGCCTTCCGCGCCGCGAGTTGCGCCCGCGGATCACCGAGCTGCTCGAGTTCGCGGAGCTGACCGATCGCCGCGGCGCCAAGGCGGAGTACCTGTCCGGCGGCATGAAGCGGCGGCTGGTCATCGCGCGGGGTCTGGTCAACCGTCCGGACCTGATCCTGCTCGACGAGCCGACGACCGGGCTCGACCCACAGGCGCGCAACCTCCTCTGGGACCGGCTGCGGCGGCTCAAGCGCGGCGGTGCGACGCTCATCCTCACGACCCACTACATGGACGAGGCCGAGCAGCTCTGCGACCGGCTCGTGATCATGGACCACGCCCGGATCGTCGCCGAGGGCACCCCGGCCGAGCTGATCGCCGTGCACGCCGGCCGCGAGGTCGTCGAGCTGCACGTCCCCAGCGACGAACTCGACCGGACGGCCCTCGACGGGCTCGTCGAGACGATCGAGGTGCTGCCCGACCGGGTGCTCATCTACACCGGCGACAGCGACAAGACGGCCGCCGCACTCGTCGAACGTGGCCTCGCCCGCGCAGGGATCTTCGCCCGCCGCGCGAGCCTCGAGGACGTCTTCCTGCGGCTGACCGGCCGCACCCTGGTGGACTAG
- a CDS encoding TSUP family transporter has product MPEDPTLLGLPPLGVVAVSVVVACAAIVQGTVGIGFGIVLVPALALLAPTALPATPLLLAVALTALTARRERSAIDRDGFPALLAGRLVGTVIAVVVLLAVTEALLEVLFGTVILGVVALNVARPRVPVTRTTRLLAGTGSGLFATTAAIGGPPVALLYQHRPGPEVRSTLAALFFIGTLLSLAGLSVAGRLQLDHALLALVLLPALLAGFAVSRPLRRWLDGGWLRLAVLAFAAIGGVLAIARGLGG; this is encoded by the coding sequence GTGCCCGAGGATCCCACGCTGCTGGGGCTTCCCCCGCTGGGCGTCGTCGCAGTGAGCGTCGTGGTGGCCTGCGCGGCGATCGTGCAGGGCACCGTCGGCATCGGGTTCGGGATCGTGCTCGTGCCGGCGCTCGCGCTGCTCGCGCCCACGGCCCTGCCGGCGACCCCGCTGCTGTTGGCGGTCGCGCTGACCGCGCTGACGGCGCGCAGGGAGCGCAGCGCGATCGATCGTGACGGCTTCCCCGCGCTGCTGGCCGGCCGCCTCGTGGGCACCGTCATCGCCGTCGTGGTGCTACTGGCCGTCACCGAAGCCCTCCTCGAGGTCCTCTTCGGGACGGTGATCCTGGGGGTGGTCGCGCTCAACGTCGCCCGCCCCCGGGTCCCGGTCACACGCACGACCCGCCTGCTGGCGGGCACCGGGTCGGGATTGTTCGCGACGACGGCGGCGATCGGGGGGCCGCCGGTGGCCCTGCTCTACCAGCATCGCCCGGGCCCCGAGGTCCGGAGCACCCTGGCCGCGCTGTTCTTCATCGGCACCCTACTGTCCCTCGCTGGTCTGTCCGTGGCCGGCCGTCTGCAACTCGACCACGCCCTGCTCGCGTTGGTCCTGCTGCCGGCGCTGCTTGCCGGTTTCGCGGTCAGTCGCCCGCTTCGGCGATGGCTCGACGGAGGGTGGCTACGACTTGCGGTGCTCGCCTTCGCCGCCATCGGCGGTGTGCTGGCGATCGCTCGCGGCCTCGGCGGTTGA
- a CDS encoding YihY/virulence factor BrkB family protein, with protein MIRATLRAARDVDLVHLASAVAFRIVLAFFPALLAGVSVLVLVVDGASVVAVLERIEVVPAQIVEIAEQPIADAVDRARAGAGGAIALGTLIGLWAATGAAAALGRALTIIRGVDPWRRGLRRLGAALVLVVIGALALLALLVLLVVGEAVQELLLPGQLPAWATPLGTLVRVAVAGAVTAVAVAAAYRIAPDAPPVDRRLVTPGSLFAVGAILLLSAVVGRVVGGGLTLNPTLSGIGSIVAALIWLQACCVLLLLGALIDVLRARREGPPPEPGLVAARSTAEAASDRQHTADGGEGEHRKS; from the coding sequence ATGATCCGAGCGACCCTGCGCGCCGCCCGCGACGTCGACCTCGTGCACCTGGCGTCCGCGGTCGCCTTCCGGATCGTGCTCGCGTTCTTTCCCGCGCTGCTGGCGGGCGTGAGCGTCCTCGTCCTCGTTGTGGACGGGGCGAGCGTCGTCGCCGTGCTCGAGCGGATCGAGGTGGTCCCGGCGCAGATCGTGGAGATCGCGGAGCAGCCCATCGCGGACGCGGTGGATCGTGCGCGCGCCGGTGCCGGGGGCGCGATCGCGCTCGGCACGCTCATCGGTCTGTGGGCGGCGACCGGCGCCGCGGCCGCGCTGGGACGGGCGCTCACCATCATCCGTGGGGTGGACCCGTGGCGGCGCGGGCTGCGTCGTCTCGGAGCGGCGCTCGTGCTGGTGGTGATCGGCGCGCTCGCACTCCTCGCGTTGCTCGTCCTGCTCGTCGTGGGTGAGGCCGTGCAGGAGTTGTTGTTGCCCGGACAGCTGCCGGCGTGGGCCACCCCGCTGGGCACCCTCGTGCGGGTCGCGGTGGCGGGAGCGGTGACCGCCGTCGCGGTCGCGGCCGCCTACCGCATCGCTCCCGACGCTCCCCCCGTCGATCGCCGCCTCGTGACGCCGGGCTCCCTGTTCGCGGTCGGTGCGATCCTGCTGCTCTCCGCGGTGGTGGGGCGCGTGGTCGGCGGGGGTCTCACGCTGAACCCCACCCTCTCCGGGATCGGCAGCATCGTCGCGGCACTCATCTGGTTGCAGGCGTGCTGCGTGCTGCTCCTGCTGGGCGCGCTGATCGACGTGCTGCGGGCCCGACGCGAAGGGCCACCCCCGGAGCCCGGCCTCGTAGCGGCCCGCTCAACCGCCGAGGCCGCGAGCGATCGCCAGCACACCGCCGATGGCGGCGAAGGCGAGCACCGCAAGTCGTAG